The sequence GCTCGATAAGCTCACGCCTGCCATGGCGCGCACTTCGGCTAGGCAGGCTTCCATCTTCTCGGTGCTGTCCGGGAGGTTGCGCACATCTATGCTAACGGCCACTTCACCTGGCTTATCAAGGCGCATCTTAACCAGACTCGGTAGCAGCTCTACGGGCAGATTATCAACGCAGTAATAGCCTAAGTCTTCGAGCACCCGTAAGGCCACGGTTTTGCCCGAACCTGAACGACCACTGACGATCACCAGCTGCATGGTATGCTCCTTAAGAAGAAATCATAATTTGATAAAGCTCGTCATCGCTGCTGGCTTGACGTAATTGCTTACAAATCTGTTTGTCACTGAGCTTTTCGGCAATCAATGACAGGGTTTTGAGGTGTTGTTTGCACTCTTGCTCAGGCACCAGCAAAGCAAAAACTAGGCTAACCGGCTGGTTATCGATGGCATCAAACTCTACCGGCTCGGCAAAAGTAAGCAGCACGGCCGTGGCTTGGTTGTCATTGCTAATGCGGCCATGAGGAATAGCAATACCGTTACCTATACCGGTACTGCCCATTTTCTCCCGTGCCAAAAGGCAGTCAAACAAT comes from Oceanisphaera profunda and encodes:
- the ptsN gene encoding PTS IIA-like nitrogen regulatory protein PtsN, which gives rise to MEVADILSRDCTRSAIPCTSKKRALEIISELAAQHLNISSQQLFDCLLAREKMGSTGIGNGIAIPHGRISNDNQATAVLLTFAEPVEFDAIDNQPVSLVFALLVPEQECKQHLKTLSLIAEKLSDKQICKQLRQASSDDELYQIMISS